In Chelonia mydas isolate rCheMyd1 chromosome 7, rCheMyd1.pri.v2, whole genome shotgun sequence, the sequence TAAATAAATGATCCCTGCATATTTTGCATCATCTATGCATGATCCCCCCTCTCTCGTTTCTGTTCCCTGTGATAAAGACAATGCTGATGTATGTAAACTTCCTGTTGTAGTAACTGATGCTATCTCACAGAGGGCTCAATCTAATtctcatagaagtcaatggatttatttCCACTGCTTGTAAcgagagctggatcaggcccatattgcATTGTACTCTAACAACACCAAATCACATACCATACTCTAGATAGGACTGGGCTGCCATTCATAGTGCACTAAAGATGCCTTGCTCTGGGTATCCCATAGCACTTCTTCACTTCACTTCCATTCCACTGAATCACAGCTTGCCTCATCTATTGTACTGGATAAATGCTGCTGTGCTCCTTGCAGTCACTCTTGCATATAGTGACCCTGCCTTATGTCCTATCATTTAATGCTAATGTTTCCTTGCCTTTATGATTGCGTCTGGCCTGCTGTGAAACTAACACCATTTCTCTCCTACATGCTTCTGTAAACTACCATGCCTAAATGAAATTACACATTAATACAGTTACATGGTAATAGATTAGTACTAGGAATTTATTAGTATAGGGGTTATTTtcaaggcactgtgcaaacaccaACTAATTAGCCTTCCCAGCACTCTGTGTAGTAGGTTAGTAAGATATACCACTCAAGTTTTACCACCGGAGGAAAGGAGATATAGAAAGAATACGTGTCATTCATAAGGCCACTCTGTGAGTAAGTAGCAGGACAGAGATTGAAAACCAGAACTTCCTCACTCAGCCCCAAGATCTAGGCTGACAttgtagtcccactgaactcactgggagttttcccattgatttcagtggggacagCACGTCACCCAGGTCTCTAAGACCAGGCTGATGATATTACTGGGATTGATTTGCATGGATCTTTATAATTCTGCCCTGTTCTGTCCTTCGTATGACTAATGGAAGGCTGGAGTAAAATTGTATTCCTTTATTCTCTGGCAGTTCTGGAAACTGCATTGCTGAGTTATGAGACATTTAGCACATGCGGACGCCAAAGAGGAAGATCCAAACCCATGATGATTGTGGGTTCAGTTGACTCTTCCCTTGTTTTTCGGTTACCCTGTATACACGATTAGTCTCATATTATCAAACTCCGAATTCAGCAACCTGTGCCAAATGGAGACCAGGGCTTTTAGGGTaacttctgctctcagttataacAGTGTAaatctgccactgaaatcaggagttacttcagatttacaatggtgtgactgagagcagaatttggccctttgtatgTATGTTTTTGTAATGGTTGCTACAGAATAGATGgaggtgggggcggaggggagatgGGCCAACTGGTAATAGCTCTAAAATCCAGTAGTTATATAGTAACTCTCCTCTGAGGCTTTAGATGCAGACAGTATAATGAACACAAATTTCCAGGGTTCCAGCCAGGGCACTactgttctgtcctctgctaggCCTCAGCCATGTTTCCCTGCTGGCGGGAAAACTGCAGAAGGCTTTTCCCAGAACCATTTAAGGGATCAATCGTATTTGCATCCAATTTCTCCATAAAGTGATTAATTGAATCGCATTTGGGCTTGAGCGTCTTTCTGAACTGAAGGCTGATAAGAGACAAAATCACAGTACATCTGTTGGGTGCATTGCTGGCTGGTGCCATAGAAGTAGACACTGCCGCAGTATCAGCTATGATTAACAAAGCTGCTAGACTGAACAAGGAGTGAGAAATTAGAAAGGACCGTGAAATATTTGGTAGTAGTTCTGTGCTTTCCAAATGAGCCAAAAAGAGCTCACAGCCCCTTTAAACTAAATGgacctaattctcctctcacttacgctggtgtaagtcagcagtaactctactgaaatcagtagcTACAGTAGCACGAACCTGTGCAAGTAAGAAACAAATTGGGATGTATGTATTCCATAATGGTCCATAAACAAAAATCCCAGATCAGAATCACAAATGAGAGTATTCAAGGACCTGTATTGAGGATCTTTACGATGATTATTCATGTCACAGGAAAGTGCTATAATTATAAGTGATGTCACCCTTAAAACACTATGgctcaaattcatccctggtaacattccattaaagtcaatggaattacaccagggattaatttgatcCAGTACTTGACAACTTATGGTAGAAATCAGTTTTTCACTTAGTCTTCATTGGAGAGCTGCTGTCTCTCTGTGCCTAACATGTAAATATAATATTTTCCTCATAGAGAATTTTTCTCCAGTATAGCAGTGGAGATTGTTTGAAGCACAGTTTGTTAGCCTGGAGAATTCCACCAGCTTCAGTGgcttaggccaggggttctcagcctttttctttctgaggccccccaaacatgctgtaaaaactccacggcccacctgtgccacagtaacTGGTTTTTTGCATCTAAAACCATGGCTGGTGTTAAGGGCAGTTGCcgagggccccatgccacagggggcactGCGAAACTAAGttactcaggcttcagcttcagcccatggtggtggggctcagggccccacacTTCACCCCACATGCAGTGggacttcggctttctgccctggaccccagcaagtctaacactggccctgcttggtggactccctgaaacctgctcacggacccctggttgagaaccagtggcTTAGACTACATGATGTTTCAGGTTGTGGTAGCTGAATGTAGTCTCCTATTAATactatgtgacagggtcaggccagatagctacaggagagtgatcctagtgggatccgggaagtgggtgggctacaggagagtgattaaACTTAAGTCAAAAGAAAGGCTTAGCCCCCGAATCCGTACAGAGTGCGACCCTGGCGTTTTAAAGCGTAAACCATGTCCGTGGCTGTCACAGTCTTCCGCTTCGCATGCTCGGTGTAAGTAACAGCATCATGGATCACATTTTTGAGAAAAACTTTGAGCACGCCACGGGTCTCTTCATAGATCAACCCAGAAACACGCTTGACACCGCCACGACGAGCCAAACGACGAATAGCCGGTTTAGTAATACCTTGAATGTTATCATGAAGTGCCTTCCGATGGCGCTTAGCACCTCCCTTTCCGAGTCCTTTACTGCCTTTGCCCCGGCCAGACATATTGCtaggcagatatattagctccaggttaagtaggtcccttttccctggtaaggtaacagggaaggttccagaacaatcaggaactttccgCAAACAATTAAGGccgacaggctgattagaacacctgcagccaatcaagaagctgctagaatcaattaaggcaggctaatcagggcacctgggtttaaaaaggagctcacttcagtttgtggtgcgcatgtgaggacttgggagcaagaggcactaggagctgagagtgagaaggcatactgctggaagactgagaagtacaatcattatcagacatcaggaggaaggtcctctggtgagaataaagaaggtgttgggaggaggccatggggaagtagccgaGGGATTTGTTGCTGTCACGCAGTTGTTACAgaagccactgtagacagctgcaatctacagagccctgggctggaacccggagtagagggtgggcccgggttccccctatccctccatccccccaaacctcccaaatcctggtcagacacaggaggagttgacctggactgtgggttcacaaaaacagccaaactgagggcttccgtgaatctccgaggcgagcaaatcctccaataagcacaagacccaccaaggtagaggaggaacgtTGTCACGACTACTACATGAATATTAATGATAGAGTTAGTTGAAAACGCTccagtggaacagttttccactggaaaatgctgatttgacaaaattgaaaattttgTGGAAGTGCATCagttttgttg encodes:
- the LOC102938600 gene encoding histone H4, with the protein product MSGRGKGSKGLGKGGAKRHRKALHDNIQGITKPAIRRLARRGGVKRVSGLIYEETRGVLKVFLKNVIHDAVTYTEHAKRKTVTATDMVYALKRQGRTLYGFGG